From the Ruania alkalisoli genome, one window contains:
- a CDS encoding DoxX family protein, which yields MSTTLSQTATSVRTQEDLIRSVWARRALAIGRIVIGFSFLWPFLDKTFGLGFTTPSERAWINGGTPAQGYLGNLDPSQPLAGLFQDLFLNPFGDALFMIGLLGIGVAMITGAGLRIAAVSGALLMLFMYLVALPWIGEPATNPIIDSHWHEALLLIIAAVTLAGDTWGLGKWWAGTTIVQRLPWLR from the coding sequence ATGAGCACGACACTCTCTCAGACCGCCACGAGCGTGAGGACGCAGGAAGACCTCATCCGTTCCGTGTGGGCCCGACGGGCTCTCGCGATCGGCCGTATCGTGATCGGCTTCAGTTTTCTCTGGCCCTTCCTGGACAAGACCTTCGGCCTCGGCTTCACCACCCCATCTGAACGTGCCTGGATCAACGGTGGCACACCCGCCCAGGGGTACCTCGGCAACCTCGACCCGTCGCAACCGCTGGCAGGCTTGTTCCAGGATCTGTTCCTCAACCCGTTCGGGGACGCGTTGTTCATGATCGGTCTGCTCGGTATCGGCGTAGCCATGATCACCGGGGCCGGTCTGCGCATCGCCGCCGTCAGCGGCGCGCTGCTGATGCTGTTCATGTACCTGGTGGCACTGCCCTGGATCGGCGAGCCGGCCACCAACCCGATCATCGACTCGCACTGGCACGAAGCGCTGCTGCTGATCATCGCCGCAGTCACTCTCGCCGGGGACACCTGGGGCCTGGGCAAGTGGTGGGCGGGTACCACCATCGTCCAGCGCCTGCCCTGGCTGCGCTGA
- a CDS encoding ectoine synthase: MLVRTIDEINDTDSDIKTPNWRSKRIVLAKEGVGFSVHETTLYAGTENEFWYANHYEAVFVVEGEGQIIDLATNEVHELKPGSLYLLNNHDKHRVLPRTDMRTVCVFNPPVTGREVHDENGVYPLVTEEA; the protein is encoded by the coding sequence ATGCTCGTGCGTACCATCGATGAGATCAACGACACCGACTCCGACATCAAGACCCCCAACTGGCGCAGCAAGCGCATCGTGCTCGCCAAGGAGGGCGTCGGGTTCTCGGTGCACGAGACCACGCTGTACGCGGGTACCGAGAACGAGTTCTGGTACGCCAACCACTACGAGGCCGTCTTCGTGGTCGAAGGCGAGGGGCAGATCATCGACCTCGCGACCAACGAGGTGCACGAGCTCAAGCCCGGATCGCTGTATCTGCTCAACAACCACGACAAGCACCGTGTACTTCCGCGCACCGATATGCGTACGGTGTGCGTGTTCAACCCCCCGGTGACCGGTCGGGAGGTCCACGACGAGAACGGGGTCTACCCGCTGGTCACTGAGGAAGCCTGA
- the ectA gene encoding diaminobutyrate acetyltransferase, producing the protein MATTSADPSPSTSNDDLEIRRTVVADGAAMWNLARECGLDLNSSYAYLIFAADFAATCRIALLGGEPVGYVLGYQPPERPDHLFVWQVAVSSRARGRGLARRMLEDLLHAHSEGTTLEATVEESNDASRALFAAVARAHGGTLSWTEGVSAEDFPDDHPSEPRLEITGMDLH; encoded by the coding sequence ATGGCGACCACATCAGCAGACCCGAGCCCTTCGACATCGAACGACGACCTGGAGATCCGCCGCACCGTCGTCGCCGACGGCGCAGCCATGTGGAACCTGGCCCGCGAGTGCGGCTTGGACTTGAACTCCTCGTATGCCTACCTGATCTTCGCCGCGGACTTCGCCGCGACCTGCCGGATCGCACTGCTCGGCGGGGAGCCAGTCGGCTACGTGCTGGGGTATCAGCCCCCGGAACGGCCAGATCATCTGTTCGTCTGGCAGGTGGCGGTCAGTTCCCGCGCTCGAGGCCGAGGTCTCGCCCGGCGCATGCTGGAGGATCTCCTGCACGCACACTCCGAGGGCACGACGCTGGAGGCGACTGTGGAGGAGTCGAACGACGCCTCGCGCGCCCTGTTTGCGGCCGTAGCGCGCGCACACGGGGGCACCCTGAGTTGGACCGAGGGGGTGAGCGCCGAGGACTTCCCCGACGATCACCCGAGTGAGCCACGACTCGAGATCACAGGTATGGATCTCCACTGA
- the thpD gene encoding ectoine hydroxylase yields MTTTTIQQDLYPTRTGEVPGPAFEREHQTVWGSAADGPFDADALEEHEKRGFTILQDFITGDEIELYSAELRRLSSDDSLTGDPRLITEKSTGDVRSVFEVTKLSQAIDALSRDPRVLDRARQLLGSEVYLHQTRVNYMPGFKGSGFYWHSDFETWHAEDGMPLPRAVSCSIALTPNYPFNGGLMVMPGSHQTYAPGVGETPADNHTSSLKEQTVGVPSQEAVTQMAHRYGIDQFTGPAGSALWFDSNIMHGSGNNITPFPRSNVFMVFNSVENALVEPYAAPAPRPEHIASRDFTPLS; encoded by the coding sequence ATGACCACCACGACGATCCAGCAGGATCTCTACCCGACCCGCACCGGAGAGGTGCCCGGTCCGGCGTTCGAACGCGAGCACCAGACTGTCTGGGGCTCAGCCGCGGACGGTCCGTTCGACGCCGACGCCCTGGAGGAACACGAGAAGCGTGGCTTCACGATCCTCCAGGACTTCATCACCGGCGACGAGATCGAGCTCTACTCCGCCGAGTTGCGCCGGCTCTCCTCCGACGATTCGCTGACAGGCGACCCGCGTCTGATCACCGAGAAGTCGACGGGCGACGTCCGTTCAGTGTTCGAGGTGACCAAGCTCAGCCAGGCCATCGACGCCCTGAGCCGCGACCCACGCGTACTCGACCGGGCCCGGCAGTTGCTCGGCTCCGAGGTGTACCTGCACCAGACCCGCGTCAACTACATGCCCGGGTTCAAGGGCAGCGGGTTCTATTGGCACTCAGATTTCGAGACCTGGCACGCCGAGGACGGGATGCCGCTACCGCGGGCCGTCAGCTGCTCGATCGCGCTGACGCCGAACTACCCGTTCAACGGTGGACTGATGGTGATGCCAGGGTCGCACCAAACCTACGCCCCAGGCGTGGGTGAAACCCCAGCGGACAACCACACGTCCTCGCTGAAGGAGCAGACCGTGGGCGTTCCCAGCCAGGAGGCGGTGACGCAGATGGCCCACCGGTACGGGATAGACCAGTTCACCGGTCCGGCCGGCTCCGCCCTGTGGTTCGACTCCAACATCATGCACGGCTCCGGGAACAACATCACCCCGTTCCCCCGGTCGAACGTGTTCATGGTGTTCAACTCCGTTGAGAACGCACTGGTGGAGCCCTATGCAGCACCGGCACCGCGACCGGAGCACATCGCCAGCCGGGACTTCACCCCGCTGAGCTGA
- the murQ gene encoding N-acetylmuramic acid 6-phosphate etherase has translation MTPHPQDTPLHVQSATEDRNPRTTEIDTLASGDLVRLITTEDAAVVPAVAAAGPQIAALVDLAVDALGSGGRIIYVGAGTSGRLGVLDAVELLPTYRVGSDQVEAFLAGGSEAMTAPVEGAEDDPAAGAAAVAEVGPGDLVVGLAASGRTPFVGGALERARSRGAATGLIACNPRATLASSADVAVLVDTGPEVVTGSTRMKAGTAQKLVLNTLSTATMVRLGKTYSNLMIDVLPTNEKLHARIVRMLAQATGRPADQCRAALTEAGDVRTALVCLLASVDAVAARAALAQNPPDPARAGDPAGIRTAVAELGGQAVAPGE, from the coding sequence ATGACACCGCACCCGCAGGACACGCCATTGCATGTGCAGTCCGCCACGGAGGACCGCAATCCGCGCACCACCGAGATCGATACGCTCGCCTCGGGCGACCTCGTGCGTCTGATCACCACCGAGGATGCTGCCGTCGTACCGGCCGTGGCCGCGGCGGGCCCGCAGATCGCGGCTCTGGTTGACCTGGCAGTCGATGCGCTCGGCTCCGGCGGGCGGATCATCTACGTCGGGGCCGGCACGTCAGGTCGCCTCGGCGTGCTCGACGCGGTCGAACTGCTGCCCACCTACCGCGTGGGCTCTGACCAGGTGGAGGCGTTCCTCGCCGGGGGAAGTGAAGCGATGACTGCTCCCGTCGAGGGGGCTGAGGACGACCCCGCGGCCGGAGCGGCGGCCGTGGCGGAGGTCGGGCCGGGCGATCTCGTGGTGGGCCTGGCGGCGAGCGGACGCACGCCTTTTGTGGGCGGTGCCCTGGAACGGGCACGGTCCCGCGGCGCCGCGACCGGGCTGATTGCCTGCAACCCGCGTGCCACGCTCGCCTCGTCGGCCGATGTGGCCGTACTGGTCGATACCGGCCCGGAGGTGGTCACCGGGAGCACGCGGATGAAGGCAGGTACCGCGCAGAAACTCGTGCTCAACACCTTGTCCACCGCGACGATGGTGAGGCTGGGAAAGACCTACTCGAACTTGATGATCGACGTGCTGCCGACGAACGAGAAGTTGCACGCCCGGATCGTGCGAATGCTCGCGCAGGCCACCGGGCGCCCGGCCGATCAGTGCCGGGCGGCGCTGACCGAGGCGGGAGACGTGCGCACGGCGCTCGTGTGTCTGCTCGCTTCAGTGGACGCGGTCGCGGCGCGCGCCGCACTGGCGCAAAATCCCCCGGACCCCGCGCGCGCGGGGGATCCGGCGGGGATCCGAACGGCCGTCGCCGAGCTCGGCGGACAAGCCGTCGCGCCCGGCGAGTAG
- a CDS encoding glycoside hydrolase family 3 protein, whose translation MTSPLRRDIHAVLLPGFSGTAVPHWVAEAEDLGGVLLFGQNTPDLETTVGLTQALRAAQPGLLVAIDEEGGNVSRLQAQEGSDLPAPAALGAIDDAALTEACAHAMGDLIAACGIDLTFAPVLDVAARPDNPVIGPRSFGADPALVARHGRAVIRGLRAAGVLSGGKHFPGHGDTDVDSHLALPRLDVTDAELSARDLPPFVEAFAERMDTLMVGHLIVPAWDPHSPASLSAVAIDRARALGFTGPVVTDALDMKAVSADGVGAAAVRALAAGADLLCLGSTAEVPDDAAHFFHVRDTIEDAVRAGELDAGRIREAAERVRMLRSRSGRPVPDLQRVRARVETLGLEAARRGLRVHGDVGLRAGDVVVDLITRWDQAAGATSGPVVRELTNVLGLTPLSAADVPRVMAGARLAVVARESDGRLLRLLADYPDAVLMHVGVEGAAPDHPHIVYTHGIARASARAAAIACGSSRRLRTGDVQEDT comes from the coding sequence ATGACCAGTCCGCTGCGACGAGATATCCATGCTGTTCTGTTGCCAGGTTTCTCCGGCACCGCGGTTCCGCACTGGGTTGCTGAGGCCGAGGATCTGGGCGGCGTCCTGCTGTTCGGCCAGAACACGCCTGACCTTGAGACCACGGTCGGCCTCACCCAGGCGTTACGTGCCGCGCAGCCCGGGTTGCTGGTGGCGATCGATGAAGAGGGTGGGAATGTCTCGCGTCTGCAGGCCCAGGAGGGTTCCGACCTGCCGGCACCGGCCGCCCTCGGTGCCATCGACGACGCCGCGCTGACAGAAGCCTGTGCACACGCGATGGGAGATCTCATCGCGGCCTGCGGTATCGACCTCACGTTTGCGCCCGTGCTGGATGTGGCCGCGCGGCCCGACAATCCCGTGATCGGTCCCCGGTCCTTCGGTGCAGACCCTGCGCTGGTGGCGCGGCACGGACGGGCAGTGATCCGAGGGCTCCGTGCCGCCGGTGTGCTCAGCGGCGGCAAGCACTTTCCCGGGCACGGTGACACCGACGTCGACTCTCATCTCGCGCTGCCGCGCCTGGACGTGACGGACGCTGAACTCAGTGCACGCGACCTCCCGCCCTTCGTCGAGGCGTTCGCCGAACGTATGGATACGCTCATGGTCGGGCACCTCATCGTGCCCGCCTGGGATCCGCACTCGCCTGCGTCACTGTCCGCGGTGGCGATCGACCGTGCGCGCGCTCTGGGCTTCACCGGCCCGGTAGTCACCGATGCGCTGGACATGAAGGCGGTCTCGGCGGACGGCGTCGGCGCGGCCGCGGTGCGGGCGCTCGCCGCCGGAGCGGATCTGCTGTGCCTGGGTTCCACTGCCGAAGTTCCCGACGACGCAGCTCACTTCTTCCATGTGCGCGACACGATCGAAGACGCCGTCCGGGCAGGAGAACTCGACGCGGGCCGTATCCGCGAGGCAGCCGAACGCGTACGAATGCTACGCAGCCGCTCCGGCCGGCCGGTGCCGGACCTCCAACGTGTCAGAGCGCGCGTCGAGACTCTCGGCCTGGAGGCCGCCAGGCGCGGGCTGCGCGTCCACGGTGACGTCGGGTTGCGGGCGGGGGACGTCGTCGTCGACCTGATCACTCGCTGGGACCAAGCGGCCGGTGCCACCTCCGGGCCGGTCGTCCGCGAACTCACCAACGTCCTCGGACTGACGCCGCTGAGTGCAGCTGATGTGCCCCGTGTGATGGCCGGCGCTCGCCTGGCAGTCGTGGCCCGGGAGTCTGACGGTCGCCTGCTCCGTCTACTCGCTGACTACCCGGACGCGGTTCTCATGCATGTCGGGGTGGAGGGTGCGGCCCCGGATCACCCGCATATCGTCTACACCCACGGGATCGCGCGAGCCAGCGCTCGCGCGGCAGCCATCGCCTGCGGCTCTTCCAGGAGACTTCGCACCGGCGACGTTCAGGAGGACACATGA
- the ectB gene encoding diaminobutyrate--2-oxoglutarate transaminase translates to MSLMTTDTTALESDVRSYSRSWPVVFDRAQGATMYAEDGTAYLDFFAGAGSLNYGHNNPHMKQVLLDYLSSDRVVHSLDMLTTARSEFLQTFSDNILKPRGLDHRVMFPGPGGANAVEAGLKLARKITGREAIVNFTNAFHGMTLGALSVTGNSMKRGGAGIPLVHATPMPYDDYFDDEHDVPDFLYLERLLEDAGSGLNEPAAVIVETLQGEGGINSARVEWLQGLAELCKKQDMLLIVDDIQMGCGRTGPFFSFEEAGIVPDIITLSKSISGYGLPLALTLVRPELDVFEPGEHNGTFRGFAPAFATGAETIRQYWSDDSLHKSTIAKGMVIEGAFNALVAKYPDANLISKGRGLARGLQFGESAKAGEVAKECFTRGLLVETSGPEDEVVKLLPPLTLTDEELNRGLDIIADSVATVLSA, encoded by the coding sequence ATGAGTCTGATGACGACCGATACGACGGCGCTCGAATCTGACGTCCGGAGCTACTCCCGCTCCTGGCCGGTGGTGTTCGACCGAGCACAGGGCGCCACCATGTACGCCGAGGACGGCACTGCCTACCTCGACTTCTTCGCTGGTGCGGGCAGCCTGAACTACGGACACAACAACCCGCACATGAAGCAGGTACTGCTGGACTACCTGAGCTCGGACCGCGTGGTGCACTCGCTCGACATGCTCACCACTGCCCGCAGCGAGTTCCTGCAGACCTTCTCTGACAACATCCTCAAGCCCCGGGGTCTGGACCACCGTGTCATGTTCCCTGGTCCCGGAGGCGCCAACGCTGTCGAGGCCGGGCTGAAGCTGGCGCGAAAGATCACCGGCCGGGAGGCGATCGTCAACTTCACGAACGCATTCCACGGCATGACCCTCGGTGCACTGTCCGTGACCGGGAACTCGATGAAGCGGGGCGGCGCCGGCATCCCGCTGGTGCATGCCACCCCGATGCCCTACGACGACTACTTCGACGACGAGCATGACGTGCCCGACTTCCTGTACCTGGAGCGGCTGCTTGAGGACGCCGGTTCCGGCTTGAACGAACCGGCGGCTGTGATCGTGGAGACGCTGCAGGGTGAGGGCGGCATCAACAGCGCCCGCGTGGAGTGGCTGCAGGGCCTTGCGGAGCTGTGCAAGAAGCAAGACATGCTCCTGATCGTCGACGACATTCAGATGGGCTGCGGCCGGACCGGCCCGTTCTTCAGCTTCGAAGAGGCGGGAATCGTGCCCGACATCATCACGCTGTCGAAGTCCATCAGCGGCTACGGACTCCCGCTCGCGCTGACGCTCGTGCGGCCCGAGCTCGACGTCTTCGAGCCCGGTGAGCACAACGGCACCTTCCGCGGATTCGCCCCGGCCTTCGCTACCGGCGCCGAGACGATCCGGCAGTACTGGAGCGACGACAGCCTCCACAAGTCGACCATTGCCAAGGGCATGGTGATCGAGGGAGCGTTCAACGCTCTCGTCGCCAAGTACCCCGACGCCAACCTCATCTCCAAGGGCCGGGGCCTGGCGCGAGGACTGCAGTTCGGAGAGTCCGCCAAGGCCGGCGAGGTCGCCAAGGAGTGCTTCACACGCGGGCTGCTCGTGGAGACCTCCGGTCCCGAGGACGAGGTGGTCAAGCTGCTGCCGCCGCTGACCCTCACCGACGAGGAGCTGAACCGGGGACTGGACATCATCGCCGACTCCGTGGCTACTGTGCTCTCGGCCTGA